Proteins encoded within one genomic window of Corvus hawaiiensis isolate bCorHaw1 chromosome 9, bCorHaw1.pri.cur, whole genome shotgun sequence:
- the SZT2 gene encoding KICSTOR complex protein SZT2 isoform X1: MAAAERPDGEVEEAGHVFLLMKKDYRISRNVRLAWVLSRLHQVIRAVPEPELVKSENELDVLSILPNGWQPDEPVQPRPYLLVPSTRVTFLARQYRFVIELDLSPSTGIVDDSTGEIIFDEVFHALSRCLVGLLRPFRIPGSDIIYQPEIFVTIQVYSSIIGLQSHQVLFQGCQLDETKREAFLHQVYTQLCAFENKVAEMLQQQYEPKPQVDLSPLSQESPGDVQESSGRKPSVSVVTADVGLVSMVRQGILALQLLPSNSSAGIIIITDGVTSVPDVAVCETLLNQLRSGTVACSFVQVGGVYSYDCSFGHVPNVELMKFIAMATFGAYLSTCPELDPLSLDLNVYHKAFLLYSFLRTGESLNPEYYCVSQHRLFNEHLVSASSNPALAMRRKKHTEKEVHADLVSIVSVRLREGYSIREVNITKGGSQLEVKLVLLWKHNMRIEYLAVTPWPLDPSKRSTWVEVTMEGSYDILHDISCTMRKPITSLYRTTVIRRFWNTLQSINQTDQMLVHLQSFDTVPEHFTIPESTKNGVPLFYIPPGSTTPVLSLQHSGSDSSHSQFASYWKPILSMDANFWQRWLHMHRIVILLEHDTPVPKHLHTPGNNGRYSTIQCRISHSALTSLLRDWSSFVLVEGYSYVKLIHGSEDLTPSSFYVVRIISKAPCMVLRLGFPIGTPAQARNKIVEDLRDRILQLRFPHRVQSKEATPKAKRKMLGSSSPSKSPPVAGAQSALSDRPCLVVLHKPLEKLLIRYEKLPSDYRAPFVLNLEHPPVSGPLTMVANRTASSTLASLSRYFYHQRWIWSVQSGLAPAVPITAVAQLLSTLTEVRLSEGFHFASSGDGIINMVLELPIQIDGSTESSSDREKHTCVVQYILFPPHSTSTKDSFSTDDDNDTEVEAIEVDTELNLVTECWVEPQSGHVHSTAENWKHLHGLPYQKIPKALYPRDLACIATMLTFEYISQLCQNKEWVCPPSDTKAAEDPDMGPGFRVHEIPFQFNLMKLLPRCQQVEMFFLMLTKEHEEVTKDSSFVPNEMLLNLFHGCLQHDLSDREIPMADADHVAFMEQVLQRDRDGHQPPFTLPVIREETLKASGTLEQQDASASYHLVGSNGTRDMTGSTSTLQSLGNTELPEDDVTLSDTMGPFPPQWRCYAKLVNPQHVFLTFLPATFSDVQKLMACGLDKSPKDECQSGEDTMGPVCAERVRAEEGDAAVPLPTLSITPAQEVSHDPGEQSGPSRRDVHISFCRQNSQSELGECHRFRCPIYIYSCSLELLREQLVSPRAHRPPRDIFFRSQSLERPPTAAWLDHKHKELVTYCTLLQEHSHQCYVKGLFKSLQQSHSISSQDLLTAMDYCEELLQEIDITNFLLTVCSHVRSFRESHQHFHTHSKTAGFQVGSMEQEEEQSSRERGVLVSESSAEMEDYSEQDSHNIASPTEEPKSSVGTSCCSEFPLSLLEIGQPCQAHPDLHKIIQEKFLEIGSLHFKPVPSNPHYFFYCPPSAKKEEEASRDQADRKGSEDMEGSEAEMAAEEGAVSGCCIATESDPELEVEYREKLEHEFPDTDSLSDSNTVNQDDDSFSVLGGDSLNEQEFLEQEMPPLFVHLTCSVKLRSQHSSMPVQSLPTCLGEVLGCLESCQGLNTIDLGDLCVTLDIFVLTLPLEIEVVNTDILHNRCTSESSVSFTRSPGQPSSFRSDEDIMHNLERLPSTGDERHHALSNLPGVHRQAIEATMNEIRWLLDDEIVSALRHSQVISTSILHRVATHIYNSKGRPSCHSEVVLLQFVFGPEHSLEKFKEEFRRMALPGYMLNAEGDDYHYVSISRLHSRRAAPDPSGTPCLQQPAGGGTRTALGQAGQEGSSETEAEGSELLHHRSCVLPESGQGLWEWPEGETRIVPDTGNPAGGGSHTQNEAPGDMLRLDQSRPPGQDSLEEAVPETTIQSLPSSSSEKGNSEKSPLVTPSATSLTESVTQGREGSSRQRPSRVQSLVSSQGSMDSDHLGYDGGSSDSEYEEALMSDQEPRCPLMPDFWLIIKIHQDRVEVYYHTRSLSVEKAASAETEEEQPGECQSLNQVVVKKISEICRVVNQRLLLQDLHDSHICNSLLVAESEEDIWKSETPYTSYRQRVMPTDDYSVEESYQPRDYLAATMQFMPGHFACEVVWSTLIHVHSRLKMGPNMGVSRAIQALRSVLNAFSVVNRKNMFVYQERATKSVFYLRLTETTHSGKVWEAESSLSASSRSLALTRSQEPIYSEDLMGSRSSLDTASCRSVDSARPVGQIDRHIQLMVHGVAPAGPEITDELVKVLRRRLDEATLDIITVMLVRNCKLTPADVEFIQPPGTPPTEVLQFSLPPSALPWLHAVAYYLRQNLLIFLHTPKYTDSNVEHHFKHYFNHNGSIPDQDLYLYNKPGGQGTGGKGTMSDLVQHLFPLSHFQGIACIALTFVDEHGSPTLLPHGERPDPLKLPSPSPIVGLLQDTDFESLTAVSRHQPGADPPPSEPCMLVRLDIWEKGNISLLQLSEKLRGALRHALCDAVMEFLVLPAPLCVEAACLLSAADLEDLSSAGGLRRTMSETKGLALPSAGPGRSCPPPLHFTSAPSPSSGEPVTPTSKLGRRSFWDMLSKAESSELGSPKTTDDIVLERPEEARTRRRHKTENVKQHLSQDRATATAELEQAQRRRACQLEEGDVGTMHPLFNQTCQQWMAFMNQLGCPSVQQCSLEMVSRFLLSSILVEVVNLVTALASDTTVKVFEQICYHRGTAFLPYKSGQSVSPRPGVIRHFILLGRNFQQWRCSTEQAHKGLQRFEAMEFSSAERGSDPSLVGRDLVPRQRFLFLEIIDKKLTLYTYNWSPDLGANLNCSLTRLLQWQNARSHIVHCLISQKLGLFHHHCFMDTPWHEDSKQEPNPFLNSTLEVDALIRSPCPPPSKEQGRLSSSARSLPSLHFHPDVVPFDEALRDVTTIRRIPHGPDSGPLDPVARHGAQFLEIKSMERKELEKQMKIENLFVTWQQRSAQSNMPISLADLETLKQSSRLVHYCATPLLFDPAFRQQIQTDQLGKVEGKKRHRSNDSTASGRDRSHSCDSAEALPCKVKEEPWLQEMCNAFLQQYIQYLQSMGFILVQVRPPSPTTRSTSRIRALAAMGVEGRGSFSYTKPKPEGSPKSTSPAVATYHLQRALPGGIVLMELAFQGCYFCVKQYALECSRIPMGQSVNSQLSMLFTEECDKVRDLMHVHSFSYDFHLRIVHQYLLGSHMTLRQGYHLTSFLEDFIAHHPDIPKFGRNHVFQGTLALPTNMITAHQLYNYIADHANTYHMKPLRMARPATGSDSKKGTPGTEQNEYALVSIWNSSGSYKDSEGLRHHDDFDVSLLVCHSAAPFEEQSEAERRMLRLRFYVIMTSQRELFPRLTADMRRFKKLPRLQREVLEPVVGRAAWEAAEPEPSLGRQPSAERELWQDVEDSSEFYVGGTQVKLGPGLFYTSPLFPLLASEVASAQKQLSSMVQLAKCHCRRDNLWKRLFLLEPLASDKLKLGKLSLVELEELLDAVHGKSIADVDPQLECFLTMTVSWYQSLIKVLLSRFPQSCRHFHNAETGTQYLVVLNQKFTDCFVLVFLDSHSGKTSLTVVFREPFPVQPQNSESPLPQLVSTYHHLESVINTACFNLWTGLL, translated from the exons GTACTATTCCAGGGCTGTCAGCTGGATGAGACGAAGCGTGAGGCCTTTCTGCACCAAGTTTacacacagctctgtgcctTTGAGAACAAAGTGGCAGAGATGCTTCAGCAACAGTATGAACCCAAACCGCAG GTGGATTTATCCCCCCTGAGCCAAGAGAGCCCTGGTGACGTGCAGGAATCATCTGGGAGGAAGCCCAGCGTGTCTGTTGTCACTGCTGACGTTGGTCTGGTCAGCATGGTCCGGCAAGggatcctggccctgcagctgctgccctccaaCTCCAGCGCAG GTATTATAATAATTACGGATGGTGTGACCAGTGTCCCTGACGTGGCTGTGTGTGAGACTTTACTCAACCAGCTGCGCAGTGGCACAGTGGCCTGCTCCTTTGTGCAG GTGGGCGGTGTCTACTCCTATGACTGCAGCTTTGGCCACGTTCCCAATGTGGAACTGATGAAATTCATTGCCATGGCCACTTTTGGTGCTTACCTCTCCACGTGCCCTGAGCTGGATCCCCTGAGCCTGGATCTGAATGTGTATCACAAGGCATTTCTACTGTACTCCTTTCTGCGTACTGGGGAGTCCCTGAATCCAGAATATTATTGTG tgtcccagcacaggctgttcAATGAGCACCTGGTGTCTGCAAGCAGCAACCCTGCGCTGGCGATGCGGAGGAAGAAGCACACGGAGAAGGAGGTGCACGCCGACCTCGTGAGCATTGTTTCGGTCCGGCTGCGCGAGGGCTACAGCATCCGGGAGGTCAACATCACCAAAG GTGGGTCTCAGCTGGAGGTGAAACTGGTGCTGCTTTGGAAGCATAACATGAGGATTGAGTACTTAGCTGTGACACCTTGGCCCCTGGACCCATCAAAACGCAGCACTTGGGTGGAAGTGACAATGGAGGGAAGCTATGACATTTTGCATGACATCAGTTGCACCATGAGGAAGCCTATCACCAGTCTGTACCGCACCACAGTCATCCGGCGCTTCTGGAACACCTTGCAGAG CATCAACCAGACAGATCAGATGCTGGTACATCTGCAGTCTTTTGACACAGTCCCAGAACACTTTACCATTCCTGAGAGCACCAAGAATGGTGTGCCCCTGTTCTACATCCCCCCAGGATCCACCACTCCG GTGTTATCTCTGCAGCACAGTGGGTCCGACTCAAGCCATTCCCAATTTGCCTCCTACTGGAAGCCTATCCTTTCCATGGATGCCAACTTCTGGCAGAGATGGCTGCACATGCATCGTATAGTCATCCTTCTGGAGCATGACAC GCCTGTGCCCAAGCACCTGCACACGCCGGGCAACAACGGCCGCTACAGCACCATCCAGTGCCGCATCTCCCACTCGGCGCTCACGTCCCTGCTGCGGGACtggagcagctttgtgctggtgGAGGGCTACTCCTACGTCAAGCTGATCCACGG GTCTGAGGATCTTACCCCTTCCTCGTTCTATGTGGTACGAATCATCTCCAAAGCTCCCTGCATGGTTCTCCGGCTGGGGTTCCCCATTGGCACACCTGCACAGGCCAGGAACAAG ATAGTGGAAGACTTACGGGACCGAATCTTGCAGCTGCGCTTTCCCCACAGGGTTCAGAGCAAGGAGGCAACTCcaaaagcaaagaggaagaTGTTGGGCAGTAGTTCTCCCTCCAAATCTCCACCTGTGGCTGGGGCCCAGTCAGCCCTCTCAGACAGACCCTGCCTTGTTGTGCTGCACAAACCATTGGAGAAGCTGCTTATCAG GTATGAGAAGCTGCCTTCTGACTATCGAGCCCCCTTCGTTCTCAACCTGGAGCATCCCCCCGTGTCTGGTCCCCTCACCATGGTGGCCAATCGCACTGCCTCTTCAACCCTGGCCTCGCTGTCCCGCTACTTCTATCACCAGCGCTGGATCTGGAGTGTCCAGTCAGGGCTGGCACCGGCTGTACCCATCACTGCTGTGGCCCAGCTCCTTTCCACACTCACAGA GGTTCGTCTGTCAGAGGGTTTCCACTTTGCATCCAGCGGGGATGGAATTATCAAcatggtgctggagctgcccatACAG ATTGATGGCTCGActgagagcagcagtgacagggagAAGCACACCTGTGTTGTCCAGTACATCCTCTTCCCGCCCCACTCTACCTCCACCAAGGACAG CTTTTCCACAGATGATGACAATGATACAGAGGTAGAGGCCATTGAAGTGGACACAGAACTGAACCTGGTCACTGAGTGCTGGGTAGAGCCACAGAGTGGCCATGTCCACAGTACTGCTGAGAACTGGAAGCACCTCCATGGCTTGCCCTACCAGAAGATACCTAAAGCA CTGTACCCCCGGGACCTTGCGTGCATTGCCACCATGCTGACCTTTGAGTACATCAGCCAGTTGTGCCAGAACAAGGAGTGGGTCTGCCCTCCTTCAGACACCAAAGCTGCTGAAG ATCCAGACATGGGGCCTGGCTTTCGAGTGCATGAGATCCCATTCCAGTTCAACCTCATGAAGCTGTTGCCCAGATGCCAGCAGGTGGAAATGTTCTTTCTAATGCTGACAAAAG AGCATGAGGAGGTGACCAAGGACTCTTCGTTTGTGCCCAATGAAATGCTACTAAACCTCTTCCACGGCTGCCTTCAGCATGACCTCAGTGACCGGGAGATCCCCATGGCTGATGCCGATCATGTGGCTTTCATGGAGCAGGTTCTGCAGCGGGATCGTGATGGCCATCAACCCCCCTTCACGCTCCCTGTGATCAGAG aagaaacCTTAAAAGCTTCTGGgaccctggagcagcaggatgctTCTGCGTCCTATCATCTTGTTGGCAGTAATGGTACCAGGGATATGACTGGCTCCACAAGTACTCTGCAG AGCCTTGGCAACACAGAGCTGCCTGAGGATGATGTGACACTGAGTGACACAATGGGGCCCTTTCCCCCTCAATGGCGATGTTATGCCAAGCTGGTCAACCCACAGCATGTGTTCCTGACCTTCCTGCCAGCCACCTTTTCAG atgTACAGAAGCTGATGGCTTGTGGGCTGGACAAATCTCCGAAAGATGAGTGTCAATCTGGAGAAGATACCATGGGACCTGTCTGTGCCGAGCGAGTCAGGGCTGAAGAGGGGGATGCTGCAGTGCCATTACCAACCCTCAGCATAACACCAGCCCAGG aagTGAGCCATGACCCTGGGGAGCAGAGTGGCCCCTCCCGGAGAGATGTGCACATCTCCTTCTGTCGCCAGAACTCACAGTCTGAGCTGGGCGAGTGCCACCGTTTTCGCTGCCCCATTTACATCTACAGCTGCTCTCTGGAGCTGTTACGGGAGCAGCTCGTCAGCCCACGGGCACACCGCCCTCCTCGGGACATCTTTTTCAG GTCCCAGTCTCTGGAACGTCCTCCAACTGCTGCTTGGCTGGACCACAAGCACAAGGAGTTGGTGACTTACTGCAcgctgctgcaggagcactcCCACCAGTGCTATGTGAaag GGCTGTTCAAGAGCCTTCAGCAGTCACACAGCATCAGCTCCCAGGACCTGCTTACTGCCATGGATTactgtgaggagctgctccaagAGATTGATATCACCAACTTCCTGCTGACGGTGTGCAGCCATGTCCGCTCGTTCCGAGAGAGCCATCAACATTTCCACACACACTCCAAGACAGCCGGCTTCCAAGTGGGCAGcatggagcaggaagaggagcagagctCTAGGGAACGAGGTGTCTTGGTCTCTGAGTCAAG TGCTGAAATGGAGGACTACAGCGAGCAGGACTCCCATAACATTGCCAGCCCCACGGAGGAGCCAAAGAGCAGCGTGGGCACCAGCTGCTGTTCAGAATTTCCCCTCTCACTGCTGGAAATTGGACAACCCTGCCAGGCACACCCAGACTTGCATAAAATTATCCAG GAAAAATTCCTGGAAATTGGAAGTTTACATTTCAAGCCAGTGCCATCAAATCCTCACTATTTCTTCTACTGCCCACCATCAGCCAAGAAAGAG gAAGAGGCGTCTCGGGATCAGGCAGACAGGAAAGGCAGTGAGGACATGGAGGGATCAGAGGCAGAAATGGCAGCTGAAGAAG GAGCTGTGTCTGGATGCTGCATTGCCACAGAGAGTGACCCAGAGCTGGAGGTGGAGTACCGTGAGAAGCTGGAGCATGAGTTCCCAGACACAGATTCCCTCTCGGACTCCAACACGGTGAACCAGGATGACGACTCCTtcagtgtgctgggaggggACTCTCTCAATGAGCAGGAGTTCCTGGAGCAGGAGATGCCCCCGCTCTTTGTGCACCTGACCTGCTCAGTGAAGCTGCgtagccagcacagctccatgcCTGTGCAGTCCCTGCCAACTTGTCTAG GGGAAGTTCTGGGCTGCCTGGAAAGCTGCCAGGGCTTGAACACCATTGACTTGGGAGACCTCTGTGTGACCCTGGACATCTTTGTGTTGACACTGCCTCTGGAGATAGAAGTTGTGAACACAGACATCCTCCACAACAG GTGCACCTCGGAGAGCAGTGTGTCCTTCACGCGCTCTCCCGGGCAGCCATCCTCTTTCCGCTCGGATGAGGATATCATGCACAACCTGGAACGGCTCCCGTCCACTGGAGATGAGAG GCACCATGCCCTTTCCAACCTCCCTGGAGTGCACAGGCAGGCTATTGAAGCCACTATGAATGAG ATTCGCTGGCTCCTGGACGATGAGATTGTGTCAGCGCTGCGTCACTCACAGGTCATCAGCACCTCCATCCTGCACAGGGTGGCCACCCACATCTATAACTCCAAGGGCCGGCCCAGCTGCCACAGCGAGGTGGTGCTGCTCCAGTTTGTCTTTGGGCCTGAGCACTCTCTGGAGAAGTTCAAGGAG GAGTTCAGAAGAATGGCTCTGCCAGGCTACATGCTCAATGCAGAAGGCGACGACTACCATTACGTCTCCATCAGCCGCCTGCACTCCAGGAGggctgctccagacccttcaggGACACCCTGCTtgcagcagccagctggaggtggcaccaggACAGCCCTGGGCCAAGCAGGCCAGGAGGGGAGCAGCGAAACAGAGGCAGAAGGCTCTGAACTGTTACACCACAGGAGCTGTGTTCTCCCAGAAAGCGGCCAGGGTCTCTGGGAGTGGCCAGAGGGTGAGACGCGCATTGTGCCAGACACAGGAAACCCTGCAGGTGGAGGCAGCCACACACAGAATGAG GCTCCAGGAGATATGCTGAGACTTGATCAAAGCAGACCACCAGGCCAGGACTCCCTGGAAGAGGCAGTTCCAGAGACAACCATACAGTCGTTGCCATCCTCATCCTCTGAGAAGGGAAACAGTGAGAAATCACCATTGGTGACACCATCTGCAACGAGCCTGACTGAGTCTGTAACACAGGGCAGGGAAG GCTCCAGCAGGCAGCGTCCCAGCCGTGTGCAGAGCCTCGTGTCGAGCCAGGGCAGCATGGACTCCGACCATCTTG GTTATGATGGGGGAAGCAGTGACTCGGAGTATGAGGAAGCATTAATGAGCGACCAGGAACCCAGGTGTCCCCTTatgccggatttctggctcatcATAAAAATCCATCAGGACCGAGTGGAGGTCTATTATCACACACG CAGCCTGAGTGTGGAGAAGGCAGCATCAGCAGAGACAGAAGAGGAGCAGCCAGGGGAGTGCCAGAGTCTCAACCAGGTGGTGGTGAAGAAGATCAGTGAAATCTGCAGGGTTGTCAATCAG CGCTTGCTGCTGCAGGACCTGCATGACAGCCACATATGCAACTCATTACTGGTGGCAGAAAGTGAGGAGGACATCTGGAAGAGTGAAACACCATATACTTCTTACAGGCAGCGTGTGATGCCCACGGATG ATTACTCTGTAGAGGAGAGCTACCAGCCCCGGGACTACCTGGCTGCCACCATGCAGTTCATGCCAGGGCACTTTGCTTGTGAGGTGGTGTGGAGCACACTCATCCACGTGCATTCACGCCTCAAGATGGGCCCCAACATGGGGGTCTCACGAG CTATCCAGGCACTTCGCTCGGTGCTCAACGCCTTCTCTGTGGTGAACAGGAAGAATATGTTTGTCTACCAGGAACGTGCCACTAAATCTGTTTTCTACCTCCG GCTGACTGAAACCACCCAcagtgggaaggtgtgggaagcaGAGAGCAGCCTTAGTGCATCATCTCGCTCACTAGCACTGACACGCAGCCAGGAGCCCATTTACAGTGAGGATCTGATG GGTTCTCGTTCCTCACTGGACACTGCCTCATGCCGTAGTGTGGACTCTGCCCGCCCTGTGGGACAGATAGACAGACACATCCAGCTGATGGTCCATGGTGTTGCCCCAGCAG GGCCTGAGATCACGGATGAGCTGGTCAAAGTGCTGCGCAGACGCCTGGACGAGGCCACCCTGGATATCATCACGGTCATGCTGGTGCGGAACTGCAAGCTGACCCCAGCCGATGTGGAG TTTATCCAGCCCCCTGGGACGCCACCCACAGAGGTCCTGCAGTTCTCCCTGCcgccctcagccctgccctggctgcacgCCGTGGCCTATTACCTGCGCCAGAACCTGCTCATCTTCCTGCACACCCCCAAGTACACCGACAGCAACGTGGAGCACCACTTCAAG CACTACTTCAACCACAACGGGAGCATCCCTGACCAGGATCTCTATCTGTACAATAAACCAGGTGGCCAAGGCACTGGTGGAAAAG GTACCATGTCGGACCTTGTGCAGCACCTCTTTCCACTCTCTCACTTCCAAG GAATTGCGTGCATTGCACTGACATTTGTGGATGAGCATGGCAGCCCCACCTTGCTGCCCCACGGGGAGAGGCCTGACCCTCTGAAGCTTCCTTCCCCCTCACCCATCGTGGGCCTGCTGCAGGACACCGACTTTGAAAGCCTCACAGCAGTCAGCAGGCACCAGCCAGGGGCTGACCCCCCGCCTTCAG AGCCCTGCATGCTGGTGCGCCTGGATATCTGGGAGAAGGGCAACATCAGCCTGCTGCAGCTGTCGGAGAAGCTGCGCGGGGCCCTGCGGCACGCACTCTGCGATGCTGTCATGGAGTTCCTGGTGCTGCCTGCCCCGCTCTGCGTGGAAGCTGCCTGCCTCCTGAGTGCTGCAGACCTGGAGGACCTGAGTTCTGCAG GAGGCCTAAGGAGGACCATGTCAGAGACCAagggcctggctctgcccaGTGCAGGGCCTGGCAGGAGCTGTCCTCCACCCTTGCACTTCACCTCTGCACCTTCACCAAGCTCTGGAGAGCCAGTGACACCCACAAGCAAGCTGGGGCGCCGCAGCTTCTGGGACATGCTG AGCAAAGCAGAGtcctcagagctgggcagcCCCAAGACTACTGATGACATTGTGCTGGAGAGGCCAGAAGAGGCTCGCACGAGGCGGCGGCACAAGACTGAGAATGTTAAGCAGCACCTGAGCCAGGATCgggccacagccacagctgaaCTGGAACAGGCACAGAG gCGCCGAGCCTGCCAGCTGGAAGAAGGAGATGTAGGTACCATGCACCCACTCTTCAATCAAACCTGCCAGCAGTGGATGGCATTCATGAACCAGCTGG GGTGCCCGTCGGTGCAGCAGTGCTCCTTGGAGATGGTTTCTCGTTTCCTCCTGTCCTCTATCCTAGTGGAAGTGGTGAACCTGGTCACTGCCCTGGCAAGTGACACCACTGTCAAAGTGTTTGAGCAGATCTG ctacCATCGGGGCACTGCCTTCTTGCCCTATAAGTCTGGCCAGAGTGTCAGCCCTCGCCCTGGAGTCATCAGACACTTCATCCTGCTGGGACGCAACTTCCAGCAGTGGCGTTGCAGCACAGAACAGG CTCACAAAGGGCTCCAGCGCTTTGAGGCCATGGAATTCAGCTCAGCAGAGAGAGGTTCTGATCCCAGCCTTGTGGGTCGAGACCTGGTGCCCCGGCAAAGGTTCCTCTTCCTGGAGATCATTGACAAAAAG CTGACGCTCTACACTTACAACTGGTCCCCAGACCTGGGCGCCAACCTGAACTGCTCCCTGACTCGcctgctgcagtggcagaaTGCCCGGTCACACATCGTGCACTGCCTGATCAGCCAAAAGCTGGGACTCTTCCACCACCACTGCTTCATGGACACACCATGGCATGAGGACAGCAAGCAG GAGCCAAATCCTTTCCTGAACTCCACTTTGGAGGTGGATGCACTGATCCGGAGCCCGTGTCCCCCACCCAGCAAGGAGCAAGGCcggctgagcagctctgcccgCAGCCTCCCGTCCCTGCACTTCCATCCTGACGTGGTGCCCTTTGATGAAGCTCTGCGGGATGTTACCACCATCAGGCGCATACCCCATGGGCCTGACTCGGGACCTCTTGACCCCGTGGCTCGGCATGGGGCCCAGTTCCTGGAAATCAAGAGCATGGAGAGGAAAG AACTGGAGAAACAGATGAAGATTGAAAACCTCTTTGTCACCTGGCAGCAGAGATCAGCTCAGTCCAACATGCCTATCAGT CTGGCAGACCTGGAGACTCTGAAGCAGTCCTCACGCCTGGTTCACTACTGTGCCACCCCCTTGCTCTTTGACCCGGCCTTCCGGCAGCAAATCCAGACTGACCAGCTGGGCAAGGTAGAGGGGAAG AAGCGCCACCGCTCCAATGACTCTACAGCTTCAGGGAGGGACCGCAGCCACAGCTGTGACTCAGCAGAAGCGCTGCCCTGCAAGGTGAAGGAGGAGCCATGGCTGCAGGAGATGTGCaatgccttcctgcagcagtacaTCCAGTACCTGCAGAGCATGGGCTTCATCCTGGTCCAGGTGCGGCCACCCTCACCCACCACTCGCAG CACAAGCCGGATCCGAGCTCTAGCAGCAATGGGAGTGGAGGGTAGAGGGTCCTTTTCCTACACAAAGCCAAAACCAGAGGGAAGTCCAAAG AGCACAAGCCCTGCTGTTGCCACCTACCATCTACAGAGGGCTCTTCCAGGTGGGATTGTGCTCATGGAGTTGGCCTTCCAG GGCTGTTACTTCTGTGTGAAGCAGTACGCGCTGGAGTGCTCGCGGATCCCCATGGGCCAGTCTGTGAACTCTCAG CTTTCTATGCTCTTCACGGAGGAGTGTGACAAGGTGCGGGACCTCATGCACGTGCATTCGTTCAGCTATGACTTCCACCTGCGCATAGTCCACCAGTACCTGCTGGGCTCCCACATGACTCTCCGCCAAGGCTACCATCTCACCAGCTTCCTGGAGGATTTCATTGCCCATCACCCTGACATCCCCAAATTTGGCCGCAACCACGTTTTCCAAG GCACGCTGGCCCTGCCCACCAACATGATCACTGCACACCAGCTGTACAACTACATTGCTGACCATGCCAACACCTACCACATGAAACCCCTGCGCATGGCCCGACCGGCCACGGGCAGTGACAGCAAGAAGGGAAcaccaggcacagagcagaatGAATATGCACTTGTCTCTATTTGGAACAG CTCGGGCTCCTACAAGGACTCTGAAGGTCTGCGTCATCATGATGACTTTGACGTGTCCCTCCTGGTTTGTCACAGTGCAGCACCATTTGAGGAGCAGAGTGAGGCAGAGAGACGCATGCTCCG TTTGCGTTTCTACGTCATCATGACAAGCCAGCGGGAGCTCTTTCCGCGGCTCACGGCCGACATGCGACGCTTCAAGAAGCTGCCACGCTTGCAGCGGGAAGTGCTGGAGCCTGTGGTGGGCCGGGCAGCCTGGGAGGCAGCGGAGCCAGAGCCGAGCCTGGGCCGGCAGCCGTCAGCAGAGCGGGAGCTGTGGCAGGACGTGGAGGACAGCAGCGAGTTCTATGTGGGGGGCACACAGGTCAAACTGGGGCCAGGGCTCTTCTACACCTCGCCACTCTTCCCCTTGCTGGCCTCCGAGGTGGCCTCAGCCcagaagcagctcagcagcatggTACAGCTGGCCAAGTGCCACTGCCGCAGGGACAACCTCTGGAAGCGCCTCTTCCTTCTG